The region CAAGGTTCACGTGAAGGCGATCCTGCGCAAGATCGGCGTCGCCAACCGCACCCAGGCCGCCATGTGGGCGACGGGGAACCTCCGCGAGGCCGGATCGACGGCCGGCGATTTCCGCGAAGTGCGGCGCCTGAGCTGAACCCAGGACGCGTCAGGCGGCCCTTCGGGGCCGCTCGGAACGATACGCTCTTCCTGAATGGGAGCATCGAACCCGGAAACGGGTTCGATGCTTTATGTTTTGGCCCGACGCCTCTTGTGCGCGAAAGCGGTTCCCACCTTCGCGTTCGATGCCTCACGCGAGCAGCGACAGGACCGTCGCGGCGACGTTGATCCCCATCACGACGAAGAGCAATGCGACCGAGACGGGAATGGGCCGCATGGATGGTTCGTATTCCCTGGGGTGATGATCCGTTGCCTTCATGGCGTTTCCCTTTCGGCTTTGCTGAATGGCCTGCAGGATGACGCGCTTCGGCCCAGGCCGCTGTGAAGTGCTTCACGCAAGCGGACATTTCGGCGAAGCGGATCGGACTTTCACGATTCGCTAAGGCGAGCCGCCACTCGCCGTCCCTCGGTGCTTCCGCAGAAACTGCGCGATCACCGCCGCGACGTCCCGCGCCCGCTCCACGGGGAGCATGTGCGTCTCGTTCTTGAAGAGGCGCAGCTGCGCCCCGGGGATGAGCCGGGCCGTCTCTTCGAGAGCCGCCACGTCGAAGAACGGGTCGCGGGTCGCGCCGACGACGAGTGCCGGCGCCGCGATGCGGGCGAGCCAGGACGGATCGCGGCCGAATTCCTCGCCCGCAACGGCGTTGAGTCCGCGCACGATGGTCACCGGATCGTTCATCGTTTCCAGCAGCCGCTTGCGCTCCTGCCTGAACCGCAGGCGGATGAGCCAGTTGAGCCACGGGCGGCGGAAGACAAGGCCGAACTCGTCGAGGAAGCCGTCGAAGTCGCCGGCCCAGGCGCAGGCGATCTGCCGGTCGACGCTCCGGCGTCCCTCCGGCGAGAAGCGATGTGCGCTGACCGTCAGGATCAGCTCCGTCACGAGGTCGGGACGATCCGCCGCGAGCCGCGCCGCGACGAAGCCGCCGAAGGAGATGCCCATCACGGTGGCCGGGCCGATGTCCCCCAGGATCCGCGCGACGTCGTCGACGATCGTGCCGACCGTGTAGTCGGCGGCTGGAGAGGGGTCGTAACCCAGGATGTAGATCGGCCGGCCGCGAGGCAGGAGGCGCGCGATGCGGCTCGCGTCCCTCATCGCCCGCGCCGGGGTCGGACGCCTGACGAAAGCCTGCCCGCCGTTGAGCACGACGATTGGGTTGGGCCCCGAACCCGATGTCACATAGGGAATCTTGTTCAGGAACAGACCTGATTGAAAGTCCTTCATGGGAGATACGCGAGGTCGGAAGCGGCCGGTCCGGAAGCATTCGATCGGTGGCGAGGAACGGCCGCAACGGAAATGAACATCTGCCTCGGATGCCGTTCCCCGCAGGGGCGAACGACAATGCACGCCAGTCATGGGCTGGAGCGGGATCGAAAGGCAGGAATGGAGCCGACGGACACTGGAAGAGTGGCGGCGGCGGGCGGCCGGACGGTTTTCCTAATGAGA is a window of Microvirga lotononidis DNA encoding:
- a CDS encoding alpha/beta fold hydrolase; this translates as MKDFQSGLFLNKIPYVTSGSGPNPIVVLNGGQAFVRRPTPARAMRDASRIARLLPRGRPIYILGYDPSPAADYTVGTIVDDVARILGDIGPATVMGISFGGFVAARLAADRPDLVTELILTVSAHRFSPEGRRSVDRQIACAWAGDFDGFLDEFGLVFRRPWLNWLIRLRFRQERKRLLETMNDPVTIVRGLNAVAGEEFGRDPSWLARIAAPALVVGATRDPFFDVAALEETARLIPGAQLRLFKNETHMLPVERARDVAAVIAQFLRKHRGTASGGSP